In Helianthus annuus cultivar XRQ/B chromosome 9, HanXRQr2.0-SUNRISE, whole genome shotgun sequence, the following are encoded in one genomic region:
- the LOC110879540 gene encoding DUF21 domain-containing protein At1g47330, which yields MAEVTCCESQFFLYLLVIVGLVVFAGLMAGLTLGLMSLGLVDLEVLIQSGRPKDRIHASKIFPVVKNQHLLLCTLLIGNSLAMESLPIFLDKLVPPWAAVLISVTLILMFGEILPQAVCTRYGLTVGATVAPFVRLLLWAFFPIAYPISKVLDWMLGKGHAALLRRAELKTFVDFHGNEAGKGGDLTHDETTIIAGALELTEKTAKDAMTPISKAFSLDLDGTLTLDTLNAIMTMGHSRVPVYSGDRTNIIGIILVKNLLAVDPDDAVPLRKMLLRKVPRVEDSMPLYDILNEFQKGHSHIAVVYKDLNKKTNMLKKSWDTETQNVANKSHFHDADGALMKSDGDEQAKRSPPSTPAFKKRHRGCSFCILDLDNNPIPEYPSNEIVVGVITMEDVIEELLQEEILDETDEYVNIHNRIRINMNASQENLLPLSLQSGSGATTK from the exons GGAGGTTACGTGCTGCGAGTCGCAATTCTTCCTGTATTTACTGGTAATCGTCGGTCTGGTAGTCTTTGCAGGCCTCATGGCCGGTCTTACGCTCGGACTCATGTCCCTAGGGCTTGTAGACCTCGAAGTTCTCATCCAATCCGGCCGTCCTAAAGATCGTATTCATGCTT CTAAAATATTTCCGGTTGTGAAGAACCAACATCTACTGCTTTGTACGCTCTTAATCGGCAACTCTTTAGCAATGGAG TCTCTTCCGATATTCCTGGATAAACTTGTTCCACCATGGGCTGCGGTTCTGATATCTGTAACACTAATTCTGATGTTTGGAGAG ATATTACCACAAGCGGTTTGTACGCGCTATGGATTGACGGTTGGAGCAACAGTAGCTCCGTTTGTCCGTCTCCTGCTATGGGCTTTCTTCCCTATTGCTTATCCTATCAGCAAG GTTCTAGATTGGATGTTGGGAAAGGGGCATGCTGCTCTTCTACGCAGGGCGGAGTTAAAAACTTTTGTGGATTTTCACGGCAATGAG GCTGGGAAAGGTGGAGATTTGACCCATGACGAGACTACTATAATAGCCGGAGCACTTGAGTTGACCGAAAAGACTGCAAAAGATGCCATGACCCCTATATCGAAGGCATTTTCCCTTGATCTGGATGGAACTCTTACTTT GGATACCTTAAATGCAATTATGACCATGGGTCACAGCAGAGTTCCTGTTTATTCTGGGGACCGAACAAATATTATTGGAATCATCCTG GTTAAGAATCTCTTGGCGGTTGACCCAGATGACGCAGTTCCTCTTAGAAAGATGTTACTAAGGAAAGTTCCAAG GGTTGAAGACAGCATGCCTCTTTATGACATCTTAAATGAATTCCAAAAAGGGCATAGTCATATCGCTGTAGTGTACAAAGATCTGAACAAGAAGACAAACATGCTGAAAAAATCCTGGGATACAGAAACTCAAAATGTAGCAAACAAATCACATTTTCACGATGCTGATGGGGCGTTGATGAAGAGTGACGGAGATGAACAGGCAAAGAGAAGTCCACCTTCAACTCCGGCTTTCAAAAAGAGACATAGAGGCTGCTCGTTTTGCATACTGGATTTGGATAACAATCCGATTCCCGAATATCCGTCGAACGAAATTGTTGTTGGTGTGATTACCATGGAAGATGTCATCGAAGAGCTTCTTCAG GAGGAGATATTGGATGAAACTGATGAATATGTAAACATCCACAACAG GATAAGGATCAACATGAATGCATCACAAGAAAACCTTCTTCCCCTCTCGCTACAGTCTGGTTCAGGTGCTACAACAAAATAA